The candidate division KSB1 bacterium genome contains a region encoding:
- a CDS encoding glycosyltransferase family 2 protein — protein MDGRASDDPQSALHKVQSISALVITKNEAENIRECLISLQWVDEIVIVDAESTDGTAALAREFTDKIFIRRWEGFAAAKNFALSQCTHDWVLWIDADERVTPELRDEIIATLAGNPAANGFELPRLANFLGKWIRHGGWYPGYVLRLFRREAGQFNDRQIHEGVEVEGKIGRLKNHLLHHTDRNLRHYFEKFNRYTSLAAAELDQQGKRFHLWDLLFRPVWFFLRMYVFKAGFLDGVQGFILASLSAAYVFTKYAKLWEKQSSLYPKPR, from the coding sequence GTGGATGGCCGAGCAAGCGATGATCCGCAATCCGCACTGCACAAGGTGCAATCAATATCGGCGTTGGTTATCACCAAAAACGAAGCCGAAAACATCCGCGAGTGTTTAATCTCGTTGCAGTGGGTTGATGAGATCGTCATCGTTGATGCCGAGAGCACGGACGGCACGGCGGCGCTGGCGCGGGAATTTACCGACAAAATTTTCATCCGTCGCTGGGAAGGCTTTGCGGCGGCGAAAAATTTTGCGCTTTCGCAATGCACTCACGATTGGGTGTTATGGATCGATGCCGATGAGCGCGTCACACCGGAATTGCGCGACGAGATCATCGCCACGCTCGCGGGTAACCCAGCGGCCAACGGCTTCGAGTTGCCGCGCCTGGCAAATTTTCTCGGCAAGTGGATTCGGCACGGCGGCTGGTATCCGGGCTACGTGTTGCGCCTGTTCCGTCGCGAAGCCGGCCAATTCAATGATCGGCAAATTCACGAAGGCGTCGAAGTCGAAGGCAAAATTGGCCGGTTAAAAAATCATCTGTTGCACCACACTGACCGCAACTTGCGCCACTATTTTGAAAAGTTCAACCGCTACACCTCGCTGGCCGCGGCGGAATTAGATCAACAGGGCAAGCGTTTTCATTTGTGGGATTTGCTGTTCCGACCGGTTTGGTTTTTTCTGCGAATGTACGTGTTCAAGGCTGGATTCCTGGATGGCGTGCAAGGATTTATTTTGGCGAGCCTGTCGGCGGCGTATGTTTTCACCAAGTATGCAAAACTCTGGGAGAAGCAAAGTTCACTTTACCCGAAACCCCGGTAA
- a CDS encoding BrnA antitoxin family protein: MRPIFDCILHFKSLEEEVEFWETHSLTDYRDYWREVKDVKIDLVPRRLSLEDELAQRINEVAPQRGVSSETLVNLWLQQKLSEALKREKRRQKISSRRVPTCPKSDFKKKIWTSQYA; encoded by the coding sequence ATGAGGCCGATATTTGATTGTATTCTTCATTTTAAAAGCCTGGAGGAGGAGGTTGAATTTTGGGAGACTCATTCTTTGACCGATTATCGCGACTACTGGCGTGAGGTCAAAGACGTGAAAATCGATCTCGTCCCCAGACGCTTAAGCCTGGAAGACGAGCTGGCTCAAAGAATTAACGAGGTGGCGCCTCAACGCGGCGTTTCTTCGGAAACGCTGGTCAATCTGTGGCTACAACAAAAGCTGTCCGAAGCTTTAAAACGTGAAAAGCGCCGGCAGAAAATCTCTTCGAGACGAGTCCCGACTTGCCCGAAGTCTGATTTTAAAAAGAAAATCTGGACTTCTCAATATGCATGA
- a CDS encoding glycosyltransferase family 9 protein — protein sequence MQSKYPPKTLVPDCRLFSGYKPCVPFKLCEGCQDRIPMGARILLVNLDALGTVLATTAQLPAIKRSYPNSHITWITRKNALPLLANNPFIDHLVEWNDENRMVLLQQKFELALNADKSRPAAAFMNLVNAETKRGFGLNENGAIVPLNAGAEYSFRLGVDDHFKFRVNKRTGNDILAEAWEIEHCRDEYVLQLTAAELAEGERWREELGLDEAPLVIGINTGCSELFALKKLELETQAEVIRQIAAQMPEAKIILLGGREDTERNQRLVEMTDGLAIATPTTLGLRAGLILENLADIVVSGDSLGMHIAIALKKYVVAWFGLSCAAEVDLYNRGVKIIRDLPCAPCWKKVCDMPHGPICVTEFKPAWIVGAVREIYDRLNSTRDETAARRLVNAELVL from the coding sequence ATGCAGTCGAAATATCCGCCCAAAACATTGGTTCCGGATTGCCGGTTGTTCAGCGGCTACAAGCCATGCGTTCCATTTAAACTGTGCGAAGGATGCCAGGATCGTATTCCAATGGGCGCGCGGATTTTGCTGGTGAATCTCGACGCGCTGGGCACGGTGCTGGCGACGACGGCACAATTGCCCGCGATCAAGCGGAGTTATCCCAACAGCCATATCACGTGGATCACCCGGAAAAATGCGCTGCCGCTTTTGGCCAACAATCCGTTCATCGACCATCTTGTGGAGTGGAACGATGAAAACCGCATGGTGTTGTTGCAGCAGAAATTCGAGCTGGCGCTGAACGCCGACAAAAGCCGGCCGGCCGCTGCGTTCATGAATCTTGTGAATGCCGAAACCAAACGCGGCTTCGGGTTAAATGAAAACGGCGCCATTGTCCCGCTCAATGCCGGTGCGGAATACAGCTTCCGCCTCGGCGTCGATGATCATTTCAAATTTCGCGTCAACAAACGCACCGGCAATGACATCCTCGCCGAAGCCTGGGAGATTGAACACTGCCGCGACGAGTATGTCCTGCAATTAACCGCCGCCGAGCTGGCCGAAGGCGAACGCTGGCGAGAAGAATTAGGACTCGATGAGGCGCCACTGGTGATCGGCATCAATACCGGCTGCTCCGAGCTTTTCGCTTTGAAGAAATTGGAGCTTGAGACGCAAGCCGAAGTTATTCGGCAAATCGCCGCACAAATGCCGGAGGCCAAAATCATTCTGCTCGGCGGCCGCGAAGATACCGAACGCAATCAGCGCCTCGTCGAGATGACGGACGGGCTGGCGATTGCGACACCGACCACACTCGGCTTGCGCGCCGGCCTCATTCTCGAAAATTTGGCGGACATCGTGGTGAGCGGTGACTCCCTCGGCATGCACATCGCCATCGCGTTGAAAAAATATGTCGTCGCCTGGTTTGGCCTGTCCTGCGCCGCCGAAGTTGATCTTTACAATCGCGGCGTCAAAATCATTCGCGATCTGCCGTGCGCGCCGTGCTGGAAAAAAGTTTGCGACATGCCGCACGGCCCGATCTGTGTGACCGAATTCAAGCCGGCGTGGATTGTCGGCGCGGTGCGGGAGATTTATGACCGGCTCAATTCAACTCGCGATGAGACTGCAGCTCGACGGCTTGTCAACGCGGAGCTTGTTTTATAA